In Moorena sp. SIOASIH, the following proteins share a genomic window:
- a CDS encoding HEAT repeat domain-containing protein — translation MYYIGKNYLKKVKKKNNNKVKNIIRESDKLRPIRDSQTLEAIAENTKPEITPDVDLRKYQEALLESYGNVKLDSFDTSGCAYNELKLWNIFIPQNVREVHDLMPEAIHELPKDDYRKLRESGQLDQKIDQEELKRAKEVYYQQPIQSILDVIKNSQGYRYLVVLGDPGSGKSTLLQYLALEWARTDLTTERSLRIPLLIDLPTYIRNRDSGQCQNFLEFCHQSSGAICHLNQNKLDDQLKAGKVLVMFDGLDEVFEPGKREDVITDIHRFTNKYPKVRVIVTSRVIGYKPQRLRDAEFRHVMLQDLESEQIQTFIEQWHELTYTDQADKVRKQERLQKAIKTCSRIRQLAQNPLLLTMMAILNHNQELPRDRSELYNQSSRLLLHQWDVELALLEDNPVDPKTIDYQDKQQILGKVADFMQGNQAGLAGNLISGEDLERIIKEELKLREITNPKAVAKVMINQLCTRNFIFCLMGADYYAFVHRTFLEYFCAREFVRKFEKKQEISLAQLKTEVFGKHWRDEYWHEALQLIVGMIDSKKGGEIIEYLMAQGGVEDEFKNLFLAGDCLSEVRNRYEIKSTNIGLLNRVKDLIHYDLNYTDKKYRDEANLVRDLRTKAVVAVATHWQDHRDTLALLKKLARSDTDLWVRVRAIEQLAKSCKDHPDTLALLKKLARSDTDLWVRATAIEQLAKGYKDHPDTLALLQELARSDTDLWVRCRAIEQLVQGYKDHKETLAILKQSARCDTDSEVRVRAIEQLAQGYKDHQYTLALLEQSARCDTDSEVRVRAIEELVKAYKDHIDTLDILQELARSDTDSWVRATAIEQLVKAYKDHRDTLALLQELARCDTDWQVRVRAIEQLAKGYKDHQDTLAILQELARSNTDSDVRCKAIEQLAKAYKDHQDTLALIQQWARSDYDSWVRITAIQQLAKAYKDHRDTLALLQQWACSDSDTDSWVRVTAIKQLAKAYKDHPDTLALLQRWARSDTDSSVRVTAIEQLAKGYQDHQDTLALLQQWARCDTDWQVRVTAIEQLAKGYQDHQDTLALLQESARCDTDSDVRCTAIKHLAQGWKDQPWLFEFLWDGTLHEPFEGKEDWDDNPRQVALNAILEYYPKHSETRSLLQDRAKHDPDPELRKFAKENLE, via the coding sequence AGAAAGTAAAAAAGAAGAACAATAATAAAGTAAAAAATATTATTCGGGAATCCGATAAGTTACGGCCTATCCGAGATTCCCAAACCTTGGAAGCGATCGCAGAAAACACTAAACCAGAAATTACCCCAGATGTTGACTTAAGGAAATATCAGGAAGCACTCCTAGAGAGCTACGGTAATGTCAAATTGGATAGTTTTGATACTAGTGGCTGTGCTTATAATGAACTAAAACTCTGGAATATATTTATCCCCCAAAATGTGCGAGAGGTTCATGACTTGATGCCAGAGGCGATTCATGAACTGCCTAAGGATGATTATCGAAAACTTCGAGAGAGTGGTCAACTAGATCAGAAAATTGACCAAGAGGAGTTGAAACGAGCTAAAGAGGTTTATTATCAACAGCCAATTCAATCCATATTGGATGTGATCAAGAACTCTCAAGGCTATCGCTATTTGGTGGTTTTAGGAGACCCAGGCTCTGGTAAATCTACGTTGCTCCAGTATTTAGCATTGGAGTGGGCAAGAACCGATCTAACTACTGAACGTTCTCTACGGATTCCGTTACTGATTGACTTACCCACTTATATCCGGAATCGCGATAGTGGACAGTGTCAGAATTTCTTGGAATTCTGCCATCAAAGTAGTGGAGCGATATGTCATCTGAATCAAAATAAACTTGATGATCAGTTAAAGGCTGGTAAAGTATTAGTGATGTTTGATGGCTTGGATGAAGTGTTTGAGCCAGGGAAACGAGAAGATGTGATTACTGATATTCATCGCTTTACGAATAAGTATCCTAAGGTAAGAGTAATTGTGACATCTCGGGTAATTGGTTATAAACCCCAACGGCTACGGGATGCTGAATTTCGTCATGTTATGCTCCAAGACTTGGAGTCGGAACAAATTCAAACGTTTATCGAGCAGTGGCATGAGTTAACCTATACTGATCAAGCCGATAAAGTTAGGAAACAGGAGCGCTTACAAAAAGCCATTAAGACATGCTCTCGGATTCGACAACTGGCGCAAAATCCCCTATTACTAACGATGATGGCAATCCTGAACCACAATCAAGAATTGCCTCGTGACCGCTCTGAACTCTATAACCAATCTTCTCGCTTACTGCTCCATCAATGGGATGTGGAACTAGCATTACTAGAAGATAATCCTGTTGACCCAAAGACGATTGATTATCAAGATAAGCAACAGATATTGGGAAAAGTGGCAGATTTCATGCAGGGTAATCAAGCCGGATTAGCGGGAAATCTGATTAGTGGGGAAGATTTAGAAAGAATTATCAAAGAGGAGCTGAAATTACGGGAGATTACTAATCCTAAAGCTGTTGCTAAGGTAATGATTAATCAGTTGTGTACCCGCAATTTTATCTTTTGTTTAATGGGAGCAGATTACTACGCTTTTGTGCATCGGACATTTTTGGAATATTTCTGTGCTCGGGAATTTGTCAGGAAATTTGAGAAAAAGCAGGAGATTTCCCTAGCACAGTTGAAAACTGAGGTATTTGGTAAGCACTGGCGAGATGAATATTGGCATGAAGCGCTGCAGTTGATTGTGGGCATGATTGATTCTAAGAAAGGTGGAGAGATTATTGAGTATTTGATGGCACAAGGTGGAGTAGAGGATGAGTTTAAGAATTTATTTCTGGCAGGGGATTGTTTATCTGAGGTTAGGAATCGGTATGAGATTAAATCAACGAATATTGGATTACTGAATCGCGTCAAAGACTTAATTCATTATGATCTAAATTATACTGATAAAAAGTATAGAGATGAGGCCAACTTAGTCCGTGATCTTCGCACTAAAGCTGTTGTAGCAGTAGCCACCCATTGGCAAGACCACCGAGATACCTTAGCCCTACTTAAAAAATTGGCTCGCTCTGATACTGATTTGTGGGTGCGAGTTAGAGCAATTGAACAGTTAGCTAAAAGTTGCAAAGACCACCCAGATACCTTAGCCCTACTTAAAAAATTGGCTCGCTCTGATACTGATTTGTGGGTGCGAGCTACAGCAATTGAACAGTTAGCTAAAGGTTACAAAGACCACCCAGATACCTTAGCCCTACTTCAAGAATTGGCTCGCTCTGATACTGATTTGTGGGTGCGATGTAGAGCAATTGAACAGTTAGTTCAAGGTTACAAAGACCACAAAGAGACCTTAGCCATACTTAAACAATCGGCTCGCTGTGATACTGATTCGGAGGTGCGAGTTAGAGCAATTGAACAGTTAGCTCAAGGTTACAAAGACCACCAATATACCTTAGCCCTACTTGAACAATCGGCTCGCTGTGATACTGATTCGGAGGTGCGAGTTAGAGCAATTGAAGAGTTAGTTAAAGCTTACAAAGACCACATAGATACCTTAGACATACTTCAAGAATTGGCTCGCTCTGATACTGATTCGTGGGTGCGAGCTACAGCAATTGAACAGTTAGTTAAAGCTTACAAAGACCACCGAGATACCTTAGCCTTACTTCAAGAATTGGCTCGCTGTGATACTGATTGGCAGGTGCGAGTTAGAGCAATTGAACAGTTAGCTAAAGGTTACAAAGACCACCAAGATACCTTAGCCATACTTCAAGAATTGGCTCGGTCTAATACTGATTCGGATGTCCGATGTAAAGCAATTGAACAGTTAGCTAAAGCTTACAAAGACCACCAAGATACCTTAGCCCTAATTCAACAATGGGCTCGCTCTGATTATGATTCGTGGGTACGAATTACAGCAATTCAACAGTTAGCTAAAGCTTACAAAGACCACCGAGATACCTTAGCCCTACTTCAACAATGGGCTTGCTCTGATTCTGATACTGATTCGTGGGTACGAGTTACAGCAATTAAACAGTTAGCTAAAGCTTACAAAGACCACCCAGATACCTTAGCCCTACTTCAACGATGGGCTCGCTCTGATACTGATTCGAGTGTGCGAGTTACAGCAATTGAACAGTTAGCTAAAGGTTACCAAGACCACCAAGATACCTTAGCCCTACTTCAACAATGGGCTCGCTGTGATACTGATTGGCAGGTGCGAGTTACAGCAATTGAACAGTTAGCTAAAGGTTACCAAGACCACCAAGATACCTTGGCCCTACTTCAAGAATCGGCTCGCTGTGATACTGATTCGGATGTGCGATGTACAGCAATTAAACATTTAGCTCAAGGTTGGAAAGACCAGCCTTGGTTATTTGAATTTTTATGGGATGGCACTCTCCATGAACCCTTTGAGGGTAAGGAAGACTGGGATGACAATCCTCGACAAGTAGCTCTTAATGCCATCCTGGAATATTATCCTAAGCATTCCGAAACCCGATCCTTATTACAGGATAGAGCAAAGCATGACCCCGATCCTGAACTGCGGAAGTTTGCTAAGGAGAATTTAGAATGA